Below is a window of Polyangiaceae bacterium DNA.
CGCTTCGCGCCACGCGGCGATCAGCGTGCGGAGCCAGGCGCCCGAGCGCGCCGCCGAGAGCGCAGAGAGCTGCCGGCCCAGGCGTTCGAGGGCCGCTTCGATCCGAGCCGTTTCGCACTCCGAGTCGGGCGACGAGAGCTCGAAGCAAGCGTCCGAGAGGCGCGCGCACCAGCTGTCCGGGACGGTCGCGAGCGCGGTGTAGACGACGCGAAAGGTCATCCGCGCCAGGTGCTCGTTGGGCGTCGAGGGCGCGATGTGGCGACCGAACGCGATCATCGCCGCCGCCTCACGCGCGACCTCGAGCTCGGAGAAGCCGAGCCAGAGCGGTGGATCGATGCCGACTCGCAGCGACGTGCCCGCCCCAGAACGCGCGACATCCATGTGCCGACATCCTGGCGTGATCGTCGCCAGGGTGCCACGCGTCGGCCGTGCGCCTGCCCGCCACCCCAATCTAGACCACCGGCAACCGCACCGGCTTTGCGCCTTCCTTCTCGCGGAGCTGGCGCCAGTAACAGTGCTGGTTGTCCTTCGACAGCTTGTTCTGCGAGAAGCTGGTCCAGGTGCATCCTCCGCGACACACCTCGGCGTAGTCGCAGGTCCGGCAGAAGCCGCCGAGCTGCTCCAGCGAGAACTCGCGGTTGTAGGCGAAGCCGCCCTCGCGAAGCCAGATGTCCCTGAGCGACGTGCTCCTGACGTTCCCCTCCACGAACACGTCTTCCCCGTTCGCCGCCGAGGGCAGCGAGAGGCAACCCTTGATGTTGCCGTTGCTCTCGATGCCGATGATCGAGCAGCCCGCAGGGCAGCCGGTCCAGAACGGGATGGAGTCCTTCGGGTCGCGCAGGCGCTCCTCGGGCTCGCCGTAGTATCCGACGTCGTGCCCGGGGTAGACGCGCGGCTGCTTGCCGTCGCGGCACATCGCGGCGATGCGCGGCACCAGATCGAGCATGTCTTCCGGCAAGAGCGCCAGCTCGCGGTGGTCGCCCAGATTCCCGGTCGGCGTGCCGAGCTGGATCTGCCAGCGCTCGACGCCGTGCTCGGCGAGCAGCTCGCGGAGCGCCTCGAGCTCACCCTTGTTCTTGTCGTAGACGGTGGTCACCGCGCTGACGACGAGCCCGTGCTTCTTCGCGACGGCGAACGCCCCGAGCACCTTGCCGAACAGGCCCTTCGAGTGACGCAGGTAGTCATGGCTCGCTTCGAAGCCGTCCAGGCTGAAGGCGACGCTCTCGAGACCCACGACCTTCGCGGTGTGCGCGGTCTGGTCGGTCCACTCGAGCCCGTTCGAGATCATGCCCACCTTGATGCCGTGCTCCACCAGGCGCTGGGCGAGCAAGGGCCAGTCTCGGCGCAGGAGCGGCTCGCCACCACCCAGCGTCACGAAGCGGCAGCCGAGCTCGGCGAGCTCGTCGGCGAGCTTCAGCAGCTCGGCGAGCGACAGCTCGTCGGGTCGCGGCTTGCCGGCGCGCGAGCCGCAGTGCAGGCAGCTCAGGTTGCAGCGGAGCGAGAGCTCCCAAACCGCGACCCTGGGAACGAATCCGTACTTCCTGAGCAGCTTGATCATGCTCGCCTCCGGAACACGACAGACCCGAGCGAACGATACGCCTCGACCCTGGTGTGTCCAGGCGGCGCAGTCCGCGTCGTGCGCAAACGCTGCGCACTTGCGCGCGCGACCGGCGCGGCACGCGGCAGCGCGGGTGGTACGCTGAGCATCTCGACGAAATCGAGGTCGTCATGGCGGACAACCCGCACGCGAGACTCGTTCGACAATATCTGGAAGACGCCTGCGCGAGGCTCGACCAGAAGAAGAGGCCGCGCCCTTGGCCGACGTTCGTGCGAGCGGCGCTGGCGGCGCCGTTTGCCGTCGGCGTGGGTCTCGCCTTCGTGAGCTGCGGAGGAAACAGCGAGAGCGATCCGCTCCAGGAAGTCTGCGACGACAACAAGGACAACGACGCGGACGGCAAGATCGACTGCGCCGACTCGGACTGCGCCAGCGCCACGAACTGCATCGGAACCAAGTACGGCATTCCGATGGAGACCATCTGCAACGACAACAAGGACAACGACAGCGACGGCAAGATCGACTGCGCCGACTCGGACTGCTCGACGTCGCCGAACTGCGGGGGAGCTCTGTACGGGATCCCCGGCCTCGAGACGAACTGCGAAGACGACCAGGACAACGACTTCGACGGGCTGATCGATTGCGCCGACCCGGACTGTGCCATGGCGCCGAACTGCGGCGGCACGGACTACGGCATTCCGATGGAGACGAACTGCGCCGACACGCTCGACAACGACGGCGACACCCTCGTGGACTGCCTCGACCCCGACTGCGCGACGGCGCCCAATTGCGCCGGTGGCAAATACGGGATCCCGACCGAGACCGCCTGCGACGACAAGGTCGACAACGACGGCGACAACCTCGTGGACTGCCTCGATCCCGACTGCAACGGCAGCCCGAACTGCGGCGGCGCGTTGTACGGCATGCCCTTCGAGGCGGCCTGCAGCGACGGCAAGGACAACGACTTCGACGGGCTGACGGACTGCAAGGATCCGGACTGTTCCCAGGATCCGTACTGCAAGTAGCTCGGCTGGACCTGCCTTCAGTAGCGCGAGCCGGCCGTCTCTCGAAGGGGACTGCCACGGGCTGTTCCGTCCTGACTACGACGGTCGTCCGCACGGCGTCGAGGGCGATCGCTCGAAGGCTGCGGCTGTGAGCCGCATGGGTTGATTTCTTAAACCCATTGTTTAAAACTCCGACCCATGCCACTGCGGGCGCGGCGAGCGGAGGTCGAGCTTCGGCGGCTCGCAAGAAGCTCGCCAGCGGTCCTGGTCCACGGTCCCCGACAGTGCGGCAAGACCACGTTGGTCCGGAGCGTCCTACCGGACTGGCACCACGTCGACCTGGAGCGACCGCGGGACATCGCGCTCTTGCGAGCCGATCTGGAAGGCTGGCTGGACAATCACTCGGAGCGGGTCTGCATCGACGAGGCCCAACGCCTGCCGGAGCTGTTCCCTGCCCTGCGGCACGCCATCGACGCCCGGGGCCGCAAGGCTCGTTTCGTGTTGCTCGGCTCGGCCAGTCCGAGCTTGATGCGCACCGCCGCCGAGTCCTTGGCAGGCCGGCTAGCGCTGCTGGAGCTGACGCCGTTCTTGGCTGCGGAGCTAGCGGGAAACCGCGCGGGGCGCGGCCGCTGGTTCTGGGGCGGCTTCCCTCCCGTGTGGGCACGCCGCTCGAGCCGCGAGCGCGTCGAGTGGCTCGACGACTACCTGACGGCGGTGCTCGAGCGAGATCTCCCGGCGCTCGGCATCGGGCTGCCGCCCGCGCGGCTCCGGAAGCTGGTGGAGATGCTCGTGCACGTTCACGGCAACCTGCTGAACGTGTCGGATCTGGCCCGCTCGCTCGGCGTCTCCGTGCCCACCGTGAGCCGCGATCTCGACGTGCTCGAGGGGCTGTTCGTCACGCGGCGCCTGCAGCCCTTCCACGCCAACATCCAGAAGCGCTTGACCAAGTCCCCCAAGATCTACCTGCGCGACACCGGGCTGCTGCACGTCTTGGGGGGGCTCCGAACGCCCCCGGAGCTCGAGACCTGGAGCCGACGCGGCGCTTCGTTCGAGGGGCTGGTGATCGAGGAGATCGCGGCCCTCGCCCGGGAGCGCTGCGTTCGGCCCGGCCTGTTCTTCTGGCGGACCGAGGCGGGCGGCGAGGTGGACCTCCTGATCACGGACGGACGACGCGTCGTCCCGATCGAGATCAAGCTGGGCTCGGCCATCGATCACCACGCGCTGCGAGGGCTCCGCCAGTGCTTGGCCGACCTGGGAGTTGCGCGCGGGTACGTGGTAATGGGTAGCGGTGAGCGCACCCGGCTCGGTCGAGACATCGAGCTCGTCCCCTGGCAGGACGTCGTCGAAAGACGCTTCGACTTCGGGCTCGGGGGGCGCGCTCGATGAGGCGCGGCGCGCCGCTGCTCCTCGCGCTCGTCTGGAGGCCGAGCTGGTGCTGCGGGCCCTCCCGGCGGCGCTCGAGCGGGTCCGCGAGGCTCTCTGACCGCCGCACCGAGGCGCACCGCGCGCTGACCTCCGTCACTCCTGCACGCGCCGCGAGCGATCTCGCCCTGCCCCAACTCCTGGAGGGGGAGATGTCAAGAATGGTTCTTCGCGTGGCCAGGGCCCACGACGCAGTTCGCGCGTCGGGCGGTTGGCTAGCAGTCACGGAGTAGCGCTCGGGGCTGGCGCCTTTCCAGGTACGCGAGTCTGGCGGCGCTGATCGAGACGGCGTGTCGCGGTGCGGAGACGATGAGCTGCTGATGGCGTGCTGAGAGTAGATGTCCGTGCCTGTCCGATTAGGGCGGCACGATCCTCCTGGAAGGGCCTCTTGGGTCCATGGCT
It encodes the following:
- a CDS encoding ATP-binding protein produces the protein MPLRARRAEVELRRLARSSPAVLVHGPRQCGKTTLVRSVLPDWHHVDLERPRDIALLRADLEGWLDNHSERVCIDEAQRLPELFPALRHAIDARGRKARFVLLGSASPSLMRTAAESLAGRLALLELTPFLAAELAGNRAGRGRWFWGGFPPVWARRSSRERVEWLDDYLTAVLERDLPALGIGLPPARLRKLVEMLVHVHGNLLNVSDLARSLGVSVPTVSRDLDVLEGLFVTRRLQPFHANIQKRLTKSPKIYLRDTGLLHVLGGLRTPPELETWSRRGASFEGLVIEEIAALARERCVRPGLFFWRTEAGGEVDLLITDGRRVVPIEIKLGSAIDHHALRGLRQCLADLGVARGYVVMGSGERTRLGRDIELVPWQDVVERRFDFGLGGRAR
- a CDS encoding radical SAM protein, translating into MIKLLRKYGFVPRVAVWELSLRCNLSCLHCGSRAGKPRPDELSLAELLKLADELAELGCRFVTLGGGEPLLRRDWPLLAQRLVEHGIKVGMISNGLEWTDQTAHTAKVVGLESVAFSLDGFEASHDYLRHSKGLFGKVLGAFAVAKKHGLVVSAVTTVYDKNKGELEALRELLAEHGVERWQIQLGTPTGNLGDHRELALLPEDMLDLVPRIAAMCRDGKQPRVYPGHDVGYYGEPEERLRDPKDSIPFWTGCPAGCSIIGIESNGNIKGCLSLPSAANGEDVFVEGNVRSTSLRDIWLREGGFAYNREFSLEQLGGFCRTCDYAEVCRGGCTWTSFSQNKLSKDNQHCYWRQLREKEGAKPVRLPVV